GATCTCGGCGTGGCGTTGCTGTTCGAGCCGCGGCGTGGCGGCGCGAGTGGGCTCCGGCGCGCGCTCGACAACGACTTCGCGCACCAGCGGCGGCGGATTGCCGTAGGGATTTTCGGCCGCGTCGGGGACAGGCGGCGGAGCCGAATGCTGCTCATAGCCGCCCTGACCCATCGCGCGCCGGCGTTCCTCGATCTTGCGCTGGATATCCTCGCGAATGCGGCGCGTGCGCTCGGACAGCTCGGGATCCGCAAACGGCTTGTCCGCGGAGTCCGCCGGCGCGGTCGGCTCCTCGTCCTTCTGACCGCGGATCGCCTTGATGACCTGCGCGATCACGCCCGCGATAATCACGAGCGTCCACGAGTGCTTTACGACCCAGTCGAGGATTTCGTCCATGGGAGCGAACGGCGCGGCGGCTTACTTCTTGCCTTCGGGATGAGCGATGGACCCGCGCATGGCGGTGTCGGCCTGCACGTTTTCCATCTTGTAGTAATCCATGACGCCGAGCTTGCCGGCGCGGAATGCCTCGGACATCGCAAGCGGCACCTGGGCCTGCGCCTCAACGACCTTGGCCTGCATTTCCTGCACGCGGGCCTTCATTTCCTGTTCGAGCGCGACGGCGGCGGCGCGGCGGATTTCCGCCTGGGCCTGCGCCATGTTCTTGTTCGCCTCGGCCTGCGCTTCCTGGAGCTTGGCGCCGACGTTCTCGCCGACGTCCACGTCCGCGATGTCGATCGAGAGAATTTCGAATGCCGAGCCGACGTCGAGGCCGCGCGCGAGCACGGTCTTGGAAATGCTGTCCGGCGACTCGAGGACGGTCTTGTAGCTCTCGGCCGAGCCGATGGTCGTGACAATGCCTTCGCCGACGCGGGCAATGATCGTCTCTTCCTTCGCGCCGCCGACGAAGCGGTCGAGGTGCGTGCGCACGGTGACGCGCGCCTTCACCTTCACTTGGATGCCATCCTTCGCCACGCCGTCGATCGTCGTGCGGCCCTGGTCGGGATTCGGGCAGTCGATGACCTTCGGATCGACGGAAGTGCGCACGGCCTCGATGACGCTCTTGCCCGAGCCCTTCGTGGCGAGGTCGATGGCGCAGGCGCGATCCCAATCGAGCGCGATGCCCGCCTTCTCGGCGGCGACGAGCGCCTGCACGGTCGGGACGACGTTGCCGCCCGCGAGGTAGTGCGCGGCGATCTTGTCGGTCGAGACTTCGATGCCGGCCTTCACTGCGGTGATGCGCGCCTCGACGACGAGGCTGTAAGGCACGCCGCCGAGACGCATGCCGAGAAGATTCAGCACGCTGACCGGTGCGCCGTTCAGGCGGGCTTTCAGCCAGACGCCGATGAACGAAATGAAGACGCCCACGACAATGAGGACGACGACGATGATGGGGATGAGGAATATGAGGGGAATCGAGCTCATGGGTTAAATTCAGGATTGGGTGACGATGATGCGGAAATTGTCGACGCCGACGACGCGCAGCGCCGCGCCTTTCGCGACGTGGCCCGAACGGCTGAACGCCTCGTAGCGGCGCCCGTCGATTTCGACATAGCCGCTCGGCGCGAGCGTGGTGAGCGCGAGCGCATCGCGGCCGACGACGGCTTCGGCCACGGCCGGCGGCGGCTGACTGGTGGCGCTGACGGTGGATTGCACCACCATGCGTTTGCCGAATGCGGTTTTCGGCAGCACGACGAGCTCGAGATAGAGCATCGCGCCGACCAGAGCCAGCGCACCGAAGCTCGCCATCAAGCCGCCGTTGAAGCCAAATTCGCGAAACGACAGCAGGCTGCCCGCCGCGAGCGCCAGGCCGCCGATGATGCCCGCCACCGCACCCGGCAGGAAAATTTCCGCCGTGAGCAAAAGCGCGCCGACGACAAACAACAGGATGATCGCGTTCATGCTTTGTCCTCCTCCACCACGAGGGCGAAATCGTCCCGCGCCCGCACCACGACGCGTGTGCCAGGCGCGATGCTGCCGAGCGCCGCGCGCGCTTCGTAACGTCGCCCGCCGACTTCGATTTGCCCGCCCGGACGCAAGGCCGTCGCGGCAACGCCGCTGGCCCCGATCAAGTCCGAGACGCGTGCGCCGCCGGTCGACGATTGCGCGACCGAGCCCGCAACAGAGTTCACCGTCAGGCGATCCCAAATCCAGCCCTGCGGGAGGAACCGCAGCAGCGCGACGCCGAAGGCCACGGAGAGCAACACGCCGAGACCAACATTCGACAGCGGACGCGCAAACGCCTCGCCCGAAAACTGAATCGGCTCGTTCGGCCACAAATCCGCCATCGACCACACCAGCGCCACGAGCATCAACACGAGACCCGTCACCGCCGGCAGCGCCACACCCGGGAAAAACAGCACTTCCGCGAGGACGAGCAACAGACCGAGCGTGAACAGCAACACCGGCTCGTGCCCCGAAAAGCCCGCCACATAGTGGCCGAAGAAAACCACGAGCAGCAGGAGAATGCCCACGCCGGCGAACAGGCCGTGCGACGGCATCTTGAATTCCAGGAACAAGGCCAGCAGTCCCAAGCCGGTCAGGATCGGCGCGAACGCGGTCAGGTATTGCGCGAGCGATTCCGACCACGTCACGCGAAACTCGCGCACCTCGAAGTTCCCCGCGCCGAATTTCTTCGTGAGCAACGCCGAGATGTCGTTCGCTATTCCAGCACCGAGCAGCGGTTGCGCCGGTTCGCCGTAGGTCTTCATCGCCTCGCTCGCGGTCAACGTGAGCAGCTCGCCTTTCGGTTTCAGGACCGCGTCGCCGACCTTCAGCTCGAAATCCTCGTCGATCATGGCGGAGACGACTTGGCCGCGCAGGCCTTTGCCTTCGGAAATGGAACGCACCTCAGCGCGCAGAAAGCTGACGACCTTCTGCCGCATCGTCTTGTCGATGTCTTTGCCCGAGGAGTCGACCGGCGCGGCGGCACCGATCTTCCCGCGCGGCGCAAACCAGATTTCCTCCGTCGTCGCGGCGATGAACGCACCGGCGGAGAGCGCCTGATCGTCGACAAACGTCGCGGTCTTGCCCGGAAATTTGCCGAGCGCCTCCATGATCTCGAGGGTCGAATCGAGCGCACCGCCCGGCGTCTTCATGTCGAGCACGACCAAGTCGGCCTTCTGCTCGACCGCTTCCTTGAGACCGCGGCGGATGATGTAGAGCGTGGGCTTGGCGATCTCGTCCCGCACGGGAATGACAAAGGCGACGCGCTTGGCCGGCGCGACCGTCGGCGACGAGGCGGCATCGGCGACGGGATCCGCCGCGAACGACACTCCCACCGCCATGAGGAAAAGAGAGGCAAGACGCCCGAGGTTCACAGCCCGACACGATACCGGAGCGCACAGCCGCTGCAAGCGTCCTCAACTTACAATGCGGCGAAGCGTTTCAAATTTTTCGCATCCGACACGCGCGCGCCGCGATTTGGGTTGGTGTGTCGCGGCATTTTTCTTTCAAACCAAGCCCAACATGGAACGCATCCCGTATCTGGGGCACACGATTTATCGCTGGCAGGTCGGGCCGTCGACCTTCCTCGCCCTGCCGGAAAAGGGCGCGCGCCTGATGCACTGGAACGTCACGCTCGGGGACGGCAGCGTCCGCGACCTCATCCACTGGCCGGAATTGGACCAACTCGACGACATCGCGAAGGTGCGCGGCGGTAATCCGATTCTCTTCCCCTTCAACGGCCGCACCTACGATCGCAGCGAAATCGGTTTCTGGCGCGCCGACGACGGCGTGCGCCGGCCGATGCCGATGCACGGCTTCGCGCGCCAAGGCGAGTTTCGCGTGAAGCGCCTCGACGAACGCGGCTTCTCCGCCGTGTTCGTGCCGGGCGCCGAGGCGAAGGAAGGCTACCCGTTCGACTACGAGTTCGTCGTCAGCTACCGCTTCGAGGCGAACGCCGTCTACGTCGAACTCGAGCTCACCAACCTCGGCCAGGCACCCATCCCGTGGTCGGCCGGACACCATTTCTATTTCAACCTGCCCTGGTCCGAGGGCCTGACGCGCAAGGACTACGTGCTCGAAGTCCCCGCCGCGCGGACGGTGCGCCGCAACGAATCCGGCCAACTCGTCGACGGCCCGCGCCTGCAACCGCGCGAGACCTTGGACAATCCGGCGCTCATCGACACCGTCCACACCGCGTTGCGAGGCCACCAGTTCCAAGTCACCGAACGCACGACCGGGGCGCGGCTGCGCTTCCGCACCGGCTTTTCCAACACGACCGCCAAGGATGCCGCCGTCGTCACCTGGGCCGCCGACGACAAGGTCCCCTATTACTGTGTCGAACCGTGGATGGGACCGCCGAACGCGCCGGAAACCAAGATCGGCCTACACCATGTCGGGCCCGGCCAGACACAGAAATTCCTCGTCGACATCACGCACGGCTGAACGGCGTTTTTTCTGTTACCTTTTTCGCCGACACGCGTCTATTTCCCGACCATGAATTTCCCTTTCGCGTTCATCGAAGGCATCGGCGGCCCCGAGCTGATGCTGATCCTTTTCATCATTCTGCTCCTTTTTGGCGCCAACAAACTCCCGGAACTCGCCAAAGGCCTCGGCAAATCCGTGAAGGAATTCAAGAAAGCCGCCGCCGACGTCGAATATCAGTTCAAGGAGGCGATGGAGGAAAAGTCGGAGCAATCCGCCGAAGCGAAGCGCTTCGCCCCCAAGCCAGTCACTCCCCTCGCCCCGCCGCAGAACGTCGCGCCCGCCACCCCGCCGGCGAGCACCGCCCCGGGTGCCGCGCAACCGCCGCCGGATCAGCCCAAGGCCTGAGCCACGGCGGCGACGCCCCGCTCAATCGAAAATCGGCCCGCGGCGAAACCGCCACAGGCTGATCGCCACGAGCACGGCCGACATGCCGAGCAGCACGCCGAGCGTCGGCAACAGCTCGGCGAACGTGCAACCGTTCCAGAGCACAAGAGCGAAGCCTTCCATCGACCAGTAGACGACGGTCAATTTGCTGAGTTTCTGGATGAATTCCGGCATGAACGATGTCGGAAACCACGCGCCGCCGATCGAACTCATCGTGAGGATCAACAGCGTCGCGAGACCCGACGCCGCCGCCTGCGTGCGCGTGATCGACGCCAGCAACATGCCAAACGCCGTGCACGCCATCGCGGCGACGAGGCAGATTACGACGAGATTCCCGAAGTTCGACAGCACATCGATGCCGAACATCAGACGTCCCGCGAAGAAGAGCGTCACGAGTTGCACGAGTCCGAGCGCGATGCCGAAGAGATACTTGCTCCACAACAGGTGCGACCGGCGCACCGGAGCCGAGAGCAGCCGGAGGAAAATGCCGGCCTTCTTCTCCTCGAAGAGCGACGTCGCCATGCCGCTGAGCGAGAAGAGCAGGAACATCATCGCCCAGCCGCCGACCACGCGCGTCGCTGCGGCGTTCGTCACCTGCGCGCCGGCGAGCTGCTCCTTCTCGATCTTGATCACGCGCTCCATGAAATCGCCGAGGCCGCTCGTGCTTGCGTCGCTGCTGCCGTCGGCCCTCGCGGACACAGGCTTCGCACGCGGAATTTCGCCGCGCGCCATCGTCTCACGCACCTTGGCTTCATCGAGGCTGAACGCGCGACTCACGCTGCCCGCGATTTCGCCGTAGAACTTGTCGGTGTCCTTCGCGCCGATGAACTCCACCGCCTGCTTGCGCAGCGATTGCATGAGCAACTGCGGCGCGGCGGTATAAACGGTTTTCTGGAGCAGGCCGGTCACGGTCTGCGTCTCGATCTCGTTGCGCGGATTGGTGAGGAACTTCATGCGCAACCCGAAACGCGCGTCGCTCGTCGCGTCGGCCGGGAATACGAGCGCGAACCGAAAGCGGTCGCTCTTGAAACCCGCGCGCACCACATCCTCGGTCAGCGCCCGCGCCCGCCCTTGTGCGTCGGTCTCCGTCTCCACGACGCGGAACGCCTTTTCGCGTTTCAGCGCGTCGACGAGCGTCGCGATCTCCGGCGCGCTGCTCTGATTGACGATCGCGAGCGGGATGCCGACCGGACCGGTATCCTTGCGATTCACGCCGAACACCTGGCCGAAGATGTAGATCAGCACGATCGGCACGAGAAACGTGAGCCCGACGGCGACGCGGTCTTTCTTGAAGTTGAGGTAATCCTTGCGGAGGAGCGTGAGGACGAGGTGCATGGCGGGGTTATTCGCGCAGGGTTTTGCCGGTCAGATGGAGAAAGAGATCCTCGAGCGTCGGACGCTTCAGCGTGAACGCGCGATCGGGCAGCCCGGCCGCTTGCGTCGCGGCGAAGAAGTCCGCCAGCCGCACGCCCGCGCCGAGGAGCACTTCGCAGCGCTCGTCGTGTTCGCGCAGCGTCCCGAAGCGCGCCAGCACCGCGACAGCGGCGGGCGGCGTGCCGTTGCGCGAGAAACTCACGACTTCCGCCGCCGGCAACCGCGCGAGCAATTCCTCCAGCGTGCCGAGCGCGAGAATCTTGCCGTGGTCGATGATGCCGATGCGCGAGCAGAGGCGCGTCGCTTCCTCCATGTAGTGCGTCGAGTAGATCACGGTCAGCCCCTCGCGATTCAGCCGCTGGAGCAGATCGAAGATCGCGTTGCGCGACTGAGGATCGACCCCGACGGTCGGCTCGTCGCAGAGCAGCAGCGTCGGCTCGTGCAGCAGACTCGCCGCGAGATTCAACCGCCGCTGCATGCCGCCGGAGAAGGTCTTCACCGCGTGCTTGCGGCGATCCGCGAGCTGCACCGCGGCCAGGCATTCGTCGATGCGCGCGGCGAGCGCCTTGCCGGCGAGGCCGTAAAGGCGGCCGAAGATGCCGAGGTTCTCCTCCGCGGTGAGCTCCTCGTAGAGCGCGACCGATTGCGGCACGAAGCCGGTCGCCCGCACGAGCTCGGCCGGCCGGCCTGCAAGATTCACGCCGCCGAGCCGCAGCGTCCCGGCGCTCGGCGCGCGCAATCCCGCGATGAGCGACATGAGCGTGCTCTTGCCCGCGCCGTTGGGTCCGAGCAGACCGAAAAATTCGCCGCGCTCGATCGTGAGCGAGACGTCGTCGAGTGCCGTGAGCGCGCCGTAGCGCTGGGTGAGATGATCGAATTGCAGCATGGCGGGTGAAGCGGGACAGGAGCGAATTCAGCCGGCATCGCCGTCGCCCGCGACGCCCTTTCGGCGTCCGAAAGTCATGGTCAGGCATGACCCGCCCGAAATCGTCCCACGCGTGGGAATCGCCGATACCGCGCGCGTGACGCGAACCCTGGTCTTTGCGAGTTCCCACTTTGGCCCGAAAAAATTCATTCCGCGCAGCCACGGCCACTTACGCAACGCGCCGCAACTTGGCACCGCGCTTGCGTGTAGTGGTGGCATCAACCGATACGAACCATGAAGAAGATCACTTTCATCCTCTCCCTCGTGAGCGTCACCGTCACCGCCGCCTCCGCCGCCGTGCAGAACCAGAACGAAAACGTCATCAATCTCCCGGCCTACACCGTCACCGCCCCGCGCTACACGGAAGCCGAGAAGACCATCGCGCAAAGCCTCGAGTCCTTCCGCAACCAGGCCAAGCCCGCGTTCGCCGTCCGCACCGCGCTACCCTCCCTCAACCTGGTCGCGCAACGCGTCGCGCAGGACGAGCGCTCGGTCGCCATCGCGACGAAGACGCCGACGCAAGTCCGCTCCTGATTTCCCATTTTAGTTGTGTGTGTGTCCAACCCGCCCCACGGGGGGCGGGTTTTCTTTTGCACCAGTCGCGCCGCTCACGTTATGTGCACCCGTGACTGAAGAAGCGGAAGCCCCCGATCCCGTCCGCGTTCCGATTACCGGCGAACTGGATCTGCACACGTTTCGACCCACCGAGATCGCGCCGTTGCTCGACGACTATTTCGCCGAGTGCGTGCGCGCCGGCATTTTCACCGTGCGGGTCGTGCACGGCAAAGGCACCGGCACCCTGCGCGAAACCGTCCACGCCCTTCTGCGCCGCTCGTCGCGCGTCGCCGGCTTCCGCCTCGGGGACGAGCACAGCGGCGGTTGGGGCGCCACGCTCGTCACGCTGCGACGCGACGCTTGACCCACCGTCCGCTCAAGATTCCAGCGGACGCGGCCCCGGGCGCTTCGCCTTCGGCAGCGGCCCCCAGAGCCGCAGCATCAGCTCCGCGAGATTCAGCATGCTCACCCGCTGCCCGCCGCCGGGGCTGAGCGACCGCAGCGCCGGCACCTGCGCCGTCCGCTCGCGAAAATAATCCCAGAGCTCGCGTTCGAGTCCGCGCGCGACGTCGCCGGGCAAGGCGAACCGCTTCGCCGCCTCGACGGTTTTCATCTGCCAATGTCGCAACTCCTCCGGCTGGCGTTGCCAGTAATCGAAGAGCGATTGTTCGGAGCGATTCAGACTCATGGGGCAGAGGTTTTTACACGTTTGGCGGAGCGAAGGCGGCGTTGCATTTGAACATTCTATCTGTCTGACTGTCGGCAGTTATCTCAACCCGACACACACATGTGGCAAAATCTTAAAGCACAAATTCCGGCGGTCATCCTCACCGCCCTTCTCGTTGGCGGCGCGATTTTCTGGTTCCACCAAAAGACCGTGCAGGATCTCGCGACGCGTCAGCAAACCGAGATGAATGCGTTGCGCGAGCAGACCAACGCCGAACTCAAAGCCTCCGCCGAGGAGACCCGCCGCCACATCGAATCCGTCAACACGCTGCTCAAGGACGCCATCGCGAAGCGCTCCGCCGACGTCTTCCTGACCGAGGAGGAAGTCCAGAAGCTGAATCAGGAAAAGATGAACCAGCTCGCCGAGGCCATCGCCGCCAAGGTCATGCCCTACGGCACCAACATTCCGAAGACGCCCGAGGAAGCCGAGAAGCTCCAGAACGAGCAAATCGACAAGGTCGGCGGCCGCCTCGCCGAGAAGATTTCCCCGATCCTCGCGGAAATGTCGAAGGACCAAAACCTCACCCGCGAGTCCATCGCGCAGTATTCGCAACGCATCTCGAATCAGATCAGCGGCGCTCTCACCGCCGAAATGGCCCGCAATCAGGAGCTCAACAACAACGTGATGACCGCCCAGACCATCGCGCAGGATTCCATGAAGCTCTCGCACGAGATCACCGCCCTCTACCTCAGCAGCTTCAAGGATCAGGGCCTCCTCACCCGCCTGCTCTCGCTCCCCGCCAACGTCGTCCGCGACGCCGCCAGCATGAGCATCGTGAACAGCTCCGACCGCAAGAAGATGGAAGAGCGCCTTGTCTCCGAGATGAACGCCCTCCAGAAGCGCCTCGACGAGCTCCAAGCCGCCGCGCCAAAGAAATAACCGGCCCCTCCCACGCGAGATAACTTTCCAGCCGCGCCGCCAGGCGCGGCTGTTTTGTTTTCGGCCACGACAAACTGCGCCGCCTTCCCGGACCGTCGACTGTGCTGCGGCCAAACTTGCCGCCAAGCCTCTCCGGCCAAAGTCTTCCGCCGTGCCGCCGCTCCGCCTGACCACCGACCACGCCCGCCGCTTCATGCGCCGCGCGCTGCTGCTCGACGAGCCCGTCGCCGATGTCGCCGCCGCCCTCGCCCGACTCGGCTATGTGCAGATCGATCCGCTTAACATCTGCGGCCGCATGCACGACCTCATCCTCCGCCACCGCGTGGCCGGCTACCGCGAAGGCGATCTGATGCGCCATCTGCACGGCGACACGTCCGTGAAACCCGCGACGCAACGCGTCGCCTTCGAGCATCATCACCCGCAAACCGGCATCCTCGTCGCCTTCGGCCACGAAGCCTGGCCGCACCTTCTCGCCGCTATGCGCCGCCGCACGCATCGCTCCGGCTCATGGTCCGGTCGCCTTTCCGCGAAGCAAAAAATCCTCGCCGAAAACCTCCTCTCCGCGATCGCCGCCCGCGGCCCGCTCAGCGCGGAAGACTTCGACGACCACGGCCCCTCGCGCCAAGTCTGGGGCGCATCTTCGCTCGTCAAAGCCACGCTCCAGAAACTCTTCTTCCACGGCCGCCTCCTCATCGCCAAGCGAGGCACCGGCAACCGCCGCTTCTACGATCTTCCAGAACGCGTCCTGCCGGCCGAAATCCTCGCTGCACCGGAGCCCGCCGCCCGCGCCACCGCGCACTGGTGCGCCGAGTTGAAACTCCGCCAGCGCCGCCTCTGCACACTCAAACGCGACGAACTTCCCCTCGTCGCCGACCTCGTCCAGCCGATCTCCGTCGAGAACTGCCCGCCCCTTTACTGCCTCCGCACGGACCTGCCGCTGCTCGAGCCCTCAACTCCCGGTCCGCAACACTCGGCTCCCCCGCTCCACCTCCTCGCCCCGCTCGACCCACTGATCTACGACCGACGCGTGACGTCGGCCCTCTGGAGTTTCGACTACACGTGGGAAGCCTATACCCCGCCCGCCAAACGCGTCCGCGGCCACTACTCGCTTCCGATCCTCGCCGGCACCGAACTCGTCGGCCACGTCGACCCCAAAGCCGATCGCGCCACCGGCCGCCTCCGCGTCGAAGGCCGCTCGATCAAACGCGGCCACAAATCCGCCGACGCCGTCCGCGCCCTCGCCCACTGGCTCGGATTGAAATAAAAACTCGCCCGCCTTTTCGCCTCCGCGCTTGATTGCCGCACGGGCCGTCACGCACTCTGCACAGTTTGTGGACGACCTCCTGCTCACGCTCAAAACCACGTTCGGCTACGGCGCTTTTCGCCCGTTGCAGCGCGAGATCATCGAGACCGCCCTCGCCGGAAAGGACGTTTTCGCCCTGCTCCCCACCGGCGGCGGCAAATCCCTCTGCTTTCAACTCCCCGCGCTTCACCGCTCCGGCCTGACCGTCGTCGTCTCGCCGCTGATCGCGTTGATGAAGGACCAGGTCGACCAGCTCCAAGCCGCCGGCGTCGCCGCCACGTTCCTCAACTCCACCCTGTCCGCCGACGAGGCGAAATCCCGCCTCCGCGGCCTCCACCGCGGCGAGTGGCGCCTCCTCTACGTCGCCCCCGAGCGCCTGATGCTCGACGAGTGGAAGGAGAACCTCGCCAACTGGAACATCACCGCGCTCGCCATCGACGAGGCACACTGCGTCTCCGAATGGGGCCACGACTTCCGCCCCGAATACCGCCAGCTCGCCCGCCTTCGCAAACTTCTCCCCGAAGTGCCCGTGATGGCGCTCACCGCCACCGCGACCGAGCGCGTCCGGGCCGACATCGTCAAGCACCTGCAGCTCCGCGAGCCGGCCGTCTTCGTCGCCAGCTTCAATCGCCCGAATCTCACCTACCGCGTCCTCCCGAAGGACCAGCCGCTGAAACAAATCATCGAATTCGTCCGCAAGCGCGAGGACGAGAGCGGCATCATCTACTGCGCCACGCGCGCCACCACCGAGCGCGTCGCCGAGGCGCTCGCCGGACGCGGCTTCTCCGCCCGCGCCTACCACGCCGGCCTCGACGCCGAGGAACGCGCGCGCAACCAGGAACAGTTTCTCCGCGACGACACCAAGATCATCTGCGCGACAATCGCCTTCGGCATGGGCATCAACAAACCCAATGTCCGCTGGGTCATCCACCACGACCTGCCGAAGAACATCGAGGGCTACTACCAGGAAACCGGCCGCGCCGGCCGCGACAGTTTGCCGAGCGACTGCCTCCTGCTCTTCTCCGGCGGCGACGCCGCGAAGCAGACGCACTTCATCGACGAGATGACCGACGAACACGAGAAGACCGTCGCGCGCAACCAGCTCCGCCTGATGATGCACTACGCCGAGAGCGCCGTCTGCCGCCGCAGCGAGCTGCTCGCCTACTTCGGCGAAAAATTCCCGCTCGGCGAATGCGGCGCGTGCGACAACTGCCTCGAACCGCGCGAGACCTACGACGGCACCGTCGTCGCGCAGAAATTTCTCTCCTGCATCTACCGCATCCGCCAAACCGGCCGCTTCG
This portion of the Candidatus Didemnitutus sp. genome encodes:
- the floA gene encoding flotillin-like protein FloA (flotillin-like protein involved in membrane lipid rafts), which codes for MSSIPLIFLIPIIVVVLIVVGVFISFIGVWLKARLNGAPVSVLNLLGMRLGGVPYSLVVEARITAVKAGIEVSTDKIAAHYLAGGNVVPTVQALVAAEKAGIALDWDRACAIDLATKGSGKSVIEAVRTSVDPKVIDCPNPDQGRTTIDGVAKDGIQVKVKARVTVRTHLDRFVGGAKEETIIARVGEGIVTTIGSAESYKTVLESPDSISKTVLARGLDVGSAFEILSIDIADVDVGENVGAKLQEAQAEANKNMAQAQAEIRRAAAVALEQEMKARVQEMQAKVVEAQAQVPLAMSEAFRAGKLGVMDYYKMENVQADTAMRGSIAHPEGKK
- a CDS encoding serine protease, whose protein sequence is MNAIILLFVVGALLLTAEIFLPGAVAGIIGGLALAAGSLLSFREFGFNGGLMASFGALALVGAMLYLELVVLPKTAFGKRMVVQSTVSATSQPPPAVAEAVVGRDALALTTLAPSGYVEIDGRRYEAFSRSGHVAKGAALRVVGVDNFRIIVTQS
- a CDS encoding ATP-dependent Clp protease proteolytic subunit encodes the protein MAVGVSFAADPVADAASSPTVAPAKRVAFVIPVRDEIAKPTLYIIRRGLKEAVEQKADLVVLDMKTPGGALDSTLEIMEALGKFPGKTATFVDDQALSAGAFIAATTEEIWFAPRGKIGAAAPVDSSGKDIDKTMRQKVVSFLRAEVRSISEGKGLRGQVVSAMIDEDFELKVGDAVLKPKGELLTLTASEAMKTYGEPAQPLLGAGIANDISALLTKKFGAGNFEVREFRVTWSESLAQYLTAFAPILTGLGLLALFLEFKMPSHGLFAGVGILLLLVVFFGHYVAGFSGHEPVLLFTLGLLLVLAEVLFFPGVALPAVTGLVLMLVALVWSMADLWPNEPIQFSGEAFARPLSNVGLGVLLSVAFGVALLRFLPQGWIWDRLTVNSVAGSVAQSSTGGARVSDLIGASGVAATALRPGGQIEVGGRRYEARAALGSIAPGTRVVVRARDDFALVVEEDKA
- a CDS encoding aldose epimerase codes for the protein MERIPYLGHTIYRWQVGPSTFLALPEKGARLMHWNVTLGDGSVRDLIHWPELDQLDDIAKVRGGNPILFPFNGRTYDRSEIGFWRADDGVRRPMPMHGFARQGEFRVKRLDERGFSAVFVPGAEAKEGYPFDYEFVVSYRFEANAVYVELELTNLGQAPIPWSAGHHFYFNLPWSEGLTRKDYVLEVPAARTVRRNESGQLVDGPRLQPRETLDNPALIDTVHTALRGHQFQVTERTTGARLRFRTGFSNTTAKDAAVVTWAADDKVPYYCVEPWMGPPNAPETKIGLHHVGPGQTQKFLVDITHG
- the tatA gene encoding twin-arginine translocase TatA/TatE family subunit, with amino-acid sequence MNFPFAFIEGIGGPELMLILFIILLLFGANKLPELAKGLGKSVKEFKKAAADVEYQFKEAMEEKSEQSAEAKRFAPKPVTPLAPPQNVAPATPPASTAPGAAQPPPDQPKA
- a CDS encoding ABC transporter permease translates to MHLVLTLLRKDYLNFKKDRVAVGLTFLVPIVLIYIFGQVFGVNRKDTGPVGIPLAIVNQSSAPEIATLVDALKREKAFRVVETETDAQGRARALTEDVVRAGFKSDRFRFALVFPADATSDARFGLRMKFLTNPRNEIETQTVTGLLQKTVYTAAPQLLMQSLRKQAVEFIGAKDTDKFYGEIAGSVSRAFSLDEAKVRETMARGEIPRAKPVSARADGSSDASTSGLGDFMERVIKIEKEQLAGAQVTNAAATRVVGGWAMMFLLFSLSGMATSLFEEKKAGIFLRLLSAPVRRSHLLWSKYLFGIALGLVQLVTLFFAGRLMFGIDVLSNFGNLVVICLVAAMACTAFGMLLASITRTQAAASGLATLLILTMSSIGGAWFPTSFMPEFIQKLSKLTVVYWSMEGFALVLWNGCTFAELLPTLGVLLGMSAVLVAISLWRFRRGPIFD
- a CDS encoding ABC transporter ATP-binding protein, with amino-acid sequence MLQFDHLTQRYGALTALDDVSLTIERGEFFGLLGPNGAGKSTLMSLIAGLRAPSAGTLRLGGVNLAGRPAELVRATGFVPQSVALYEELTAEENLGIFGRLYGLAGKALAARIDECLAAVQLADRRKHAVKTFSGGMQRRLNLAASLLHEPTLLLCDEPTVGVDPQSRNAIFDLLQRLNREGLTVIYSTHYMEEATRLCSRIGIIDHGKILALGTLEELLARLPAAEVVSFSRNGTPPAAVAVLARFGTLREHDERCEVLLGAGVRLADFFAATQAAGLPDRAFTLKRPTLEDLFLHLTGKTLRE
- a CDS encoding Smr/MutS family protein, which translates into the protein MTEEAEAPDPVRVPITGELDLHTFRPTEIAPLLDDYFAECVRAGIFTVRVVHGKGTGTLRETVHALLRRSSRVAGFRLGDEHSGGWGATLVTLRRDA
- a CDS encoding YcaQ family DNA glycosylase; amino-acid sequence: MRRALLLDEPVADVAAALARLGYVQIDPLNICGRMHDLILRHRVAGYREGDLMRHLHGDTSVKPATQRVAFEHHHPQTGILVAFGHEAWPHLLAAMRRRTHRSGSWSGRLSAKQKILAENLLSAIAARGPLSAEDFDDHGPSRQVWGASSLVKATLQKLFFHGRLLIAKRGTGNRRFYDLPERVLPAEILAAPEPAARATAHWCAELKLRQRRLCTLKRDELPLVADLVQPISVENCPPLYCLRTDLPLLEPSTPGPQHSAPPLHLLAPLDPLIYDRRVTSALWSFDYTWEAYTPPAKRVRGHYSLPILAGTELVGHVDPKADRATGRLRVEGRSIKRGHKSADAVRALAHWLGLK
- the recQ gene encoding DNA helicase RecQ; this encodes MDDLLLTLKTTFGYGAFRPLQREIIETALAGKDVFALLPTGGGKSLCFQLPALHRSGLTVVVSPLIALMKDQVDQLQAAGVAATFLNSTLSADEAKSRLRGLHRGEWRLLYVAPERLMLDEWKENLANWNITALAIDEAHCVSEWGHDFRPEYRQLARLRKLLPEVPVMALTATATERVRADIVKHLQLREPAVFVASFNRPNLTYRVLPKDQPLKQIIEFVRKREDESGIIYCATRATTERVAEALAGRGFSARAYHAGLDAEERARNQEQFLRDDTKIICATIAFGMGINKPNVRWVIHHDLPKNIEGYYQETGRAGRDSLPSDCLLLFSGGDAAKQTHFIDEMTDEHEKTVARNQLRLMMHYAESAVCRRSELLAYFGEKFPLGECGACDNCLEPRETYDGTVVAQKFLSCIYRIRQTGRFGVGLNHIIEVLTGAETEKVLRWNHDQLTTYGIGKELARPAWAAVGRELMRLGYVAQAEGEFPILELTADGMNVLRSREKITLTKPLSLPKAKRVTRREGEIECDEILFARLRELRKKLADERGVPAYVVFGDATLRQLAREYPIDVDQLDGITGIGEKKRAEYGPTFVAAIAQFLDTNPRLKFSD